The following are from one region of the Lodderomyces elongisporus chromosome 7, complete sequence genome:
- the yml6 gene encoding 54S ribosomal protein yml6, mitochondrial (BUSCO:EOG09264NNY), translating to MMLRSIRRLATMAPEASTIASASAASSSSSSLPLTTTTTTTTTTPIKSSSEPSLHFEQPPSYTLAQLRDFPSLAPQSFIPLPTWFFRTEQPTRRDLLWNAVVYEADADRVGSNYVTLKSDKPYSGRKLRPQKGTGRARLGTGNSPHLDNEVKAHAIKGPHDWSTDLNKKQYDQAMQVALTSQYKQGNLFVTQNECQFKQSNLEVAQSFVSTHRLEQLSMLFITDGERENLSQSMRQFFISDKKLENLSKPEKIKALRKLKGRVLSKEEVQVRDILKANRVFVEKPAMEWLIAKYDGQ from the coding sequence ATGATGCTCCGTTCGATACGAAGATTGGCCACCATGGCACCTGAGGCTAGCACCATTGCTTCCGCCTCCgcagcatcatcatcatcatcatcattaccattaacaacaacaactactactactactacaacaCCAATCAAATCATCTTCCGAACCTTCGCTTCATTTTGAACAACCACCAAGCTATACATTGGCGCAGCTTCGAGATTTTCCAAGTCTTGCCCCTCAATCTTTTATCCCACTTCCTACCTGGTTCTTCCGTACTGAGCAGCCTACACGTCGAGATCTTTTATGGAATGCTGTTGTTTACGAAGCAGATGCTGACCGTGTTGGTTCCAATTATGTTACATTAAAGAGTGACAAACCATACTCTGGTCGCAAGTTGCGTCCTCAAAAGGGTACTGGGCGTGCTCGTTTGGGAACTGGTAACTCGCCACATTTGGACAATGAAGTTAAAGCACATGCAATCAAGGGACCACATGACTGGAGCACGGATTTGAACAAGAAGCAATATGACCAAGCCATGCAAGTCGCATTAACCTCGCAATACAAGCAAGGAAACTTGTTTGTCACTCAGAATGAATGTCAATTCAAACAAAGCAATTTGGAAGTAGCACAAAGTTTTGTATCAACACACAGGCTTGAACAATTGTCGATGCTATTCATTACAGATGGAGAGAGGGAGAATTTGTCACAAAGCATGAGACAGTTTTTCATTAGCGACAAAAAGTTAGAAAACTTGTCAAAGccagagaaaataaaggcATTGAGGAAATTAAAGGGCAGAGTGCTCTCCAAGGAAGAAGTGCAAGTGAGAGACATCTTGAAAGCGAATAGAGTCTTTGTGGAGAAGCCAGCAATGGAATGGCTTATCGCCAAATATGATGGTCAATGA
- the KEX1 gene encoding Cell death protease (BUSCO:EOG092623WR; MEROPS:MER0000413), protein MLISSIYTICLFIITSVLAIPPKEGSDSDPAKQYLVTDLPGLHENIDDDFKPIMYAGQVELFPENNTMYFFWKFTDPKKSTDSAYSKRSIFWLNGGPGCSSMDGALLETGPFRINQDEKVVMNNGSWHKAGDVVYVDQPAGTGFSYTDQGKWLHDLPDMAFYFLKFMEKYYEIYPEEIDNDIYFAGESYAGQYIPYIADAILKRNAKLEEGQKKYNLKSLLIGNGWVSPNEQSLSYLPFFIENKLIDKENPRWMELLGDHEKCQRIVDGIDSKFDDKELNPAELDSNLCEGILTKLLSATVNGDGADDDQRCINMYDFTLRDSWPGCGINWPFELKYVTPFLRNDEVKHDLNLRVMKTWRECSGRVGRNFNAQHSFPSVHLLPDLLKQVPIILFSGMNDIICNSKGTLQYVSKLNWNGRKGFENPDAKLDWIHDDKKVGYVIQERNLTFIDIYNSSHMVPYDLPEVSRALLEIATNNYDIRDVDETNQNLVTYPLGVQKKGKIEVNPPSTPSSNDDSTTSETSDSQPDTVSSAGTSAEAETETEAEPTVNKVARLIQLAVILIVIWGLYLLYASWRARPSPIMKKNGGNGRKKNVQWADQLSRFEEEADASQSKGFFAKTMDRFRTTEGQGSYARAQSDDYIDDIELGEGIGETQLDDFIIGSDDEREGESEQPTHKSGNMDTDTNKNMKNSSNESKNKNTV, encoded by the coding sequence atgttAATTTCATCCATCTATACTATATGCCTATTCATCATCACTTCAGTCCTAGCTATTCCACCAAAGGAAGGAAGTGATAGTGACCCGGCAAAGCAATACTTGGTGACGGATCTACCAGGGCTCCACGAAAATATTGACGATGATTTCAAGCCTATAATGTATGCTGGCCAAGTCGAGCTTTTTCCCGAAAACAATACAATGTACTTTTTCTGGAAGTTCACCGACCCCAAGAAATCAACCGACTCGGCATACTCCAAACGATCAATCTTTTGGCTTAATGGAGGACCAGGCTGCTCATCGATGGATGGCGCTTTACTTGAAACCGGGCCTTTTAGAATTAACCaagatgaaaaagttgttaTGAATAATGGATCCTGGCACAAGGCCGGAGATGTGGTTTACGTTGACCAACCAGCTGGCACGGGATTCAGCTATACCGACCAAGGGAAATGGCTTCACGATTTGCCAGATATggctttttattttctaaaGTTTATGGAGAAGTATTATGAGATTTACCCCGAGGAGATTGATAATGATATTTACTTTGCTGGCGAATCCTATGCCGGACAATATATCCCATACATTGCAGACGCCATCCTTAAAAGAAATGCAAAATTGGAAGAAggacaaaagaaatataattTGAAATCACTTTTGATTGGAAATGGCTGGGTGTCGCCAAATGAACAAAGCTTATCTTACTTGCCATTTTTCATTGAGAACAAATTGATCGACAAGGAAAATCCCAGATGGATGGAGTTACTTGGAGACCACGAGAAATGCCAACGAATAGTTGATGGTATTGACAGCAAATTCGACGACAAGGAATTGAACCCAGCTGAGTTGGACTCAAATTTGTGCGAGGGGATCTTGACGAAACTCTTATCGGCTACTGTAAACGGTGATGGTGCTGATGATGATCAAAGGTGCATTAATATGTACGATTTCACGTTGAGAGATTCGTGGCCTGGATGCGGAATAAACTGGCCTTTTGAACTTAAATACGTGACTCCTTTTTTGAGAAATGATGAAGTCAAGCATGATTTGAATTTAAGAGTGATGAAGACATGGCGTGAGTGTAGTGGTCGAGTAGGAAGAAATTTTAATGCTCAGCATTCATTCCCCTCGGTGCATTTGCTTCCTGATCTTTTGAAACAGGTTCCCATAATCTTGTTTAGTGGAATGAATGATATCATTTGCAATTCAAAGGGAACCTTGCAATATGTGCTGAAATTGAATTGGAATGGACGCAAAGGATTCGAAAATCCAGATGCTAAGCTTGACTGGATTCACGATGATAAGAAAGTTGGATATGTGATTCAGGAACGGAACTTGACATTTATCGATATTTACAACTCGAGCCATATGGTGCCATACGATTTGCCAGAGGTGTCGAGAGCTTTGTTGGAAATTGCAACTAATAATTATGATATTAGGGATGTTGACgaaacaaaccaaaacctTGTAACTTATCCACTTGGTGTCCAAAAGAAGGGTAAGATTGAGGTAAATCCTCCATCTACGCCATCGTCCAATGATGATTCTACAACATCAGAAACCAGTGATTCGCAACCAGATACTGTGTCATCGGCTGGTACCtcagcagaagcagaaacagaaacagaggCAGAACCTACTGTCAACAAAGTTGCGCGTTTGATCCAACTTGCAGTCATCCTCATTGTTATTTGGGGTCTTTACCTTCTCTATGCATCGTGGAGAGCCAGGCCATCTCCaataatgaagaaaaatggAGGCAATGGGCGCAAGAAGAATGTGCAATGGGCAGATCAATTAAGTcgatttgaagaagaagcagacGCGTCGCAACTGAAGGgattttttgcaaagactATGGATAGATTTAGAACTACAGAAGGTCAAGGGTCGTATGCGAGAGCTCAGAGTGATGATTACATTGATGATATAGAATTGGGCGAAGGTATTGGCGAGACTCAACTtgatgatttcatcatcggAAGCGATGACgagagagaaggagagcTGGAGCAGCCCACTCACAAGAGTGGCAATATggacacagacacaaataaaaacatGAAAAATAGCAGCAACGAgagcaagaacaaaaatacaGTATAG